In Mytilus edulis chromosome 7, xbMytEdul2.2, whole genome shotgun sequence, a single genomic region encodes these proteins:
- the LOC139483562 gene encoding XK-related protein 8-like, with protein MGAAIFGMVMAIILYAAAYRVCCSGGQPYHDSYTKSVIHVVITLLTYILYLFDTVSDVFMFIHYISIGQTSKFVLVMAFTFAPILFLAFVFFAKQHDNWLCTYQDLSCKQQLIFQLFGLVIILIVCPFAALLPTFIYAQLLARGKENIRWQYLTSYLTLVEATLESAPQLTVQIYLAITDTHLDTSTTSIIRYLSMTASALGLAWSLNALKHQVRKTDNEKEDDFKVKMFHWCARLFEIGPRILLIALVTAEYSILVLIFIMYRFAFGCIYGCCERWSVKERCRFLEEPDLILGIIGNIFCFSVSEFYKCHKKEQCGGKFFAVYYILYYTENSILLYLWYSDDPGLLYIKLGGACSNHERWAPGVFAVVTLACVLHLLCLNLYYCSRRKQHRTIAKGMLDETCSHNASLDKVDQFSSGTNRRQFDNCGFEVENQTNNYQNSLEGNTCDYGVTYENDSHMQRYYEYDSDRHVDQYRGEKLNTRQLYESEGNSRCNTESYQSQPIQQYNTNQQHLQHLNDYPSQSDWYASNQQHFIPTFHNQTFGGNVRSTYQVSMQSMTQGSVFIGSQYNSQGECRFSGY; from the exons ATGGGTGCTGCAATTTTTGGAATGGTTATGGCTATTATTTTGTATGCAGCTGCCTACCGAGTGTGTTGTTCTGGAGGACAACCTTATCATGATTCTTACACAAAGTCAGTAATTCATGTCGTAATTACTTTGCTTACATATATTTTGTACCTGTTCGACACTGTATCTGATGTATTCATGTTCATACATTACATATCAATTGGACAAACTTCAAAGTTTGTGCTGGTCATGGCTTTTACTTTCGCCCCTATTCTTTTCTTAGCATTTGTTTTCTTTGCAAAGCAACACGACAATTGGTTATGTACATACCAAGATTTATCCTGTAAACAGCAATTGATATTCCAGTTGTTTGGTTTGGTGATAATACTGATTGTCTGTCCATTTGCAGCTTTGTTACCAACATTCAT ATATGCCCAGCTACTTGCACGTGGCAAAGAAAATATTAGATGGCAATATCTAACATCTTATTTGACTCTGGTGGAAGCTACACTAGAGTCTGCACCCCAATTAACAGTGCAAATATACCTGGCAATAACAGACACACATTTGGACACTTCTACTACAA GTATCATTCGTTACTTGAGCATGACTGCATCTGCCCTTGGACTTGCTTGGTCGCTGAATGCCCTCAAACATCAAGTTCGAAAAACAGACAATGAAAAGGAGGATGACTTTAAGGTTAAGATGTTTCACTGGTGTGCACGATTGTTTGAAATTGGGCCACGTATTCTTTTGATAGCACTCGTAACTGCTGAATACAGTAtacttgttttaatatttataatgtaTCGTTTTGCATTTGGATGCATATACGGATGTTGTGAAAGGTGGTCGGTAAAAGAACGCTGTAGATTTTTAGAAGAACCTGATTTAATTTTAGGAATAATTGGCAACATTTTTTGCTTTTCTGTGTCAGAATTTTATAAATGTCACAAGAAAGAACAATGTGGCGGGAAGTTCTTTGcagtttattacattttatattaCACAGAAAATAGTATTTTGTTGTATCTTTGGTATAGCGATGATCCTGGTTTACTTTACATAAAGCTAGGAGGAGCATGTTCAAACCACGAACGTTGGGCACCTGGTGTATTTGCCGTGGTGACTCTAGCTTGCGTTCTGCAtctattatgtttaaatttatattattgttCACGTCGCAAACAACATCGCACAATCGCCAAGGGCATGTTGGACGAAACATGCAGTCACAATGCGTCCCTGGATAAAGTTGATCAGTTTTCTTCAGGCACAAATCGCAGACAATTTGATAACTGTGGTTTTGAAGTTGAAAATCAGACAAATAACTATCAGAACAGCCTAGAGGGCAATACCTGTGATTATGGCGTAACATATGAAAATGACTCACATATGCAAAGATACTATGAGTATGATAGTGATCGACATGTAGACCAATATCGAGGAGAAAAGCTAAATACTAGACAGTTATACGAGTCAGAAGGCAACTCAAGATGTAATACTGAATCGTATCAGTCTCAACCAATTCAACAATACAACACGAATCAACAACACTTGCAACATTTGAATGATTATCCTTCCCAAAGTGATTGGTATGCAAGCAATCAGCAACATTTTATTCCTACATTTCACAACCAAACATTTGGAGGAAATGTAAGATCCACGTATCAAGTATCCATGCAGTCGATGACTCAAGGTTCCGTGTTTATTGGTTCACAATATAACAGTCAAGGAGAATGCAGGTTTAGTGGATATTAA